The Rhipicephalus sanguineus isolate Rsan-2018 chromosome 7, BIME_Rsan_1.4, whole genome shotgun sequence genome includes a window with the following:
- the LOC125759297 gene encoding uncharacterized protein LOC125759297, which yields MIKTPGLASCTNRSVAETRLKRQLQRFEHRPEVLKEYHATISEYFKEGHAERVVPSAPLGQTVYYLPHHAVVRREAVTTKVRVVFDASSHEYGEPSLNDVLDKGIKLGPEHLQLLLQFRSSKFVLTADIPKAFLQIWIRSEDRDALRFLWIDQSPTHEHPVPTIIEWRMTRVPFRASSSAFLLSATLQHHLETWKTKHPDIVARLQRAFYVDDLVIGASSEEEALQIYREANAIVTNAEMELRKWCSNSRLLCD from the coding sequence ATGATCAAGACGCCAGGTCTCGCGTCTTGTACTAACCGAAGTGTGGCTGAAACCAGGCTCAAGCGTCAGCTTCAGCGGTTCGAGCATCGTCCAGAAGTCCTGAAGGAGTACCATGCCACCATCAGCGAGTACTTCAAAGAAGGCCATGCGGAAAGAGTAGTGCCATCGGCACCCCTTGGACAGACCGTCTACTACCTGCCTCACCATGCGGTAGTCCGACGTGAGGCCGTGACTACAAAGGTCCGCGTTGTGTTCGATGCCTCATCGCATGAATACGGTGAACCGTCTTTGAACGACGTGCTCGATAAAGGCATCAAGCTGGGTCCTGAACACCTGCAGCTACTCTTGCAGTTTAGGAGCAGCAAATTCGTTCTCACCGCGGACATCCCAAAGGCCTTCCTCCAGATATGGATCCGATCGGAAGACAGAGACGCTCTTCGCTTCTTGTGGATCGACCAATCACCGACACATGAGCATCCCGTCCCAACAATCATCGAGTGGCGCATGACCCGGGTCCCATTCAGAGCGTCTTCTAGCGCGTTCTTGTTGTCGGCAACCCTACAGCACCACCTCGAAACATGGAAGACGAAGCACCCGGACATCGTGGCCCGCCTACAACGGGCATTCTACGTGGATGACTTAGTCATCGGCGCGTCTTCGGAAGAGGAGGCATTGCAAATTTACCGAGAAGCGAATGCTATCGTTACCAATGCGGAAATGGAATTGAGAAAATGGTGCTCAAACTCCCGCCTTCTCTGCGACTAG